In Aegilops tauschii subsp. strangulata cultivar AL8/78 chromosome 3, Aet v6.0, whole genome shotgun sequence, one genomic interval encodes:
- the LOC123497783 gene encoding E3 ubiquitin-protein ligase SINA-like 10, whose product MQGAAVDGRSRALPDKADTSSKKARQDLPDGHMKQEAAGGGDGGAIVMAAYNPRAELAVRIDKQVLHCPLCTLPFKPPVFQCKAGHPACGGCVAQLPFGQCMACVDSGGFFDPCPALDAVVSSTRIGCPNAGCQWYVTYHEVAEHQKACPHAPCHCTEPGCGYVGAPQALAGHINTVHSAPLRAVQYGKVSQLQLPVSTPRLVLLGDDNRVFLLTVGALGAGAAVVSVVCARARAATRPRFTCKMWVNLGPPPAAAANCGKEDMVLVDMHIRSSSSPGAVAAADEPTFLPVPRMYLVPAAARDGTSMEVPLHIRIDKLSPLSDALV is encoded by the exons ATGcaaggcgccgccgtcgatgGGAGGAGCAGGGCTTTGCCGGACAAGGCCGACACGAGCTCCAAGAAGGCGCGGCAGGACCTGCCCGACGGCCACATGAAGCAAGAGGCGGCCGGTGGAGGAGACGGAGGCGCCATCGTCATGGCGGCGTACAACCCGCGAGCGGAGCTCGCCGTGAGGATCGACAAGCAAGTGCTCCACTGCCCCCTCTGCACCCTCCCCTTCAAGCCCCCCGTCTTCCAG TGCAAAGCGGGGCACCCGGCCTGCGGCGGCTGCGTGGCCCAGCTGCCCTTCGGGCAGTGCATGGCGTGCGTGGACAGTGGTGGCTTCTTCGACCCCTGCCCTGCGCTGGACGCCGTGGTGTCCTCCACCAGGATCGGGTGCCCCAACGCCGGCTGCCAGTGGTACGTGACCTACCACGAGGTCGCCGAGCACCAGAAAGCATGCCCGCACGCGCCCTGCCACTGCACGGAGCCCGGCTGCGGCTATGTCGGCGCACCACAGGCGCTCGCCGGCCACATCAACACCGTCCACTCGGCGCCGTTGCGTGCCGTGCAGTACGGCAAGGTCAGCCAGCTCCAGCTGCCGGTGTCGACCCCGCGGCTGGTGCTCCTCGGTGACGACAACCGCGTGTTCCTCCTGACCGTGGGCGCTCTCGGCGCCGGTGCGGCCGTCGTGTCCGTGGTGTGCGCCAGGGCTAGGGCGGCGACGCGGCCCCGGTTCACGTGCAAGATGTGGGTCAACCTGGGGCCgcccccggcggcggcggcgaactgCGGCAAGGAGGACATGGTGCTGGTGGACATGCACATCAGGAGCAGCTCGTCGCCCGGCGCGGTGGCCGCCGCGGACGAGCCAACGTTCCTGCCGGTGCCGCGGATGTACCTGGTTCCAGCAGCAGCAAGGGACGGGACGTCCATGGAAGTTCCCCTGCACATCCGCATCGACAAGCTCTCCCCTTTGTCCGACGCATTGGTTTGA